Proteins from a genomic interval of Fusarium oxysporum Fo47 chromosome I, complete sequence:
- a CDS encoding Deoxyhypusine synthase: protein MTSNSDAPPSAATEAVLVKSEEMPADAQKVEELDFNKFKGPITAENLFEGMRHMGFQASSMCEAVRIINDMRAWKDPETGDKTTIFLGYTSNLISSGLRGVLRWLVEHNHVSCIVTTAGGIEEDFIKCLGDTYVGSFSTPGAELRRKGLNRIGNLVVPNANYCAFEDWVVPILDKMLEEQEASKGTEEEINWTPSKVIHRLGKEINDERSVYYWAYKNNIPVFCPAITDGSLGDMLYFHTFKSSPLQLKIDLVEDIRRINTIAVRAKRAGMIILGGGIIKHHIANACLMRNGAESAVYINTAQEFDGSDAGARPDEAVSWGKIKIGADNVKVYMEATACFPFIVANTFAKDIGKSDK, encoded by the exons ATGACTTCCAACTCCGATGCTCCGCCTTCGGCGGCCACAGAGGCCGTCTTGGTCAAGTCCGAGGAGATGCCTGCTGATGCTCAGAAGGTCGAGGAGTTGGACTTCAACAAGTTCAAAGGCCCCATCACTGCGGAGAATCTCTTCGAGGGCATGCGTCACATGGGCTTCCAAGCGTCTTCTATGTGTGAGGCCGTGAGGATCATCAATGATATG CGTGCATGGAAAGACCCGGAGACGGGGGATAAGACCACAATTTTCTTGGGATATACTTCCAACCTCATCTCATCAGGCCTTCGTGGTGTCCTCCGTTGGCTTGTCGAGCATAACCACGTTTCATGTATCGTCACCACGGCTGGTGGCATCGAAGAGGATTTCATCAAGTGCCTTGGTGACACATATGTTGGTTCCTTCAGTACCCCTGGAGCCGAACTCCGCCGCAAGGGTCTCAACCGCATTGGAAACCTCGTTGTTCCTAATGCGAACTACTGCGCCTTCGAAGACTGGGTCGTCCCCATTCTCGACAAGATgcttgaggagcaggaggctAGTAAAGGCACTGAGGAAGAGATCAACTGGACGCCATCCAAGGTGATCCATCGTCTAGGTAAGGAGATCAATGATGAGCGATCCGTCTATTACTGGGCATACAAGAACAATATTCCAGTGTTCTGCCCTGCCATCACTGACGGAAGCCTCGGCGACATGCTCTATTTCCATACTTTTAAGTCCTCGCCCCTTCAACTGAAGATCGATCTGGTTGAAGATATCCGACgcatcaacaccattgcTGTCCGAGCCAAGCGGGCCGGTATGATCATTCTGGGTGGTGGTATCATCAAGCACCACATTGCCAATGCATGCTTGATGCGCAATGGCGCCGAGTCGGCGGTTTACATCAACACAGCACAAGAATTTGATGGCAGTGATGCAGGTGCTAGACCAGATGAGGCTGTATCGTGGGGCAAAATCAAGATTGGAGCTGATAATGTGAAA GTATACATGGAGGCAACAGCATGTTTCCCCTTTATTGTGGCAAACACATTTGCAAAGGATATTGGAAAGTCTGACAAATAG